Proteins co-encoded in one Candidatus Tectomicrobia bacterium genomic window:
- a CDS encoding ATP-binding cassette domain-containing protein yields the protein MSGSRVQTQAETYLRLLGYLRPYWGRFGLAVLCTFVVGSLGAAPALLVKYAVDDVLIARDMGMAFLISAAVVAVFGIRAVVAYGQSYFMYWVGQRVVMDLRNELHRHLVRLPMRFFEGKTTGELMAKSLYDISLMQKAATSSIRDLGRDFFTFIALLCVAVYQNPKMTLIFLAVFPPVGFLIARMGEKVRRITRRSQERIGILSALMKETYAGIRVVKAFGAEGYEGERFARANLSFFRQVMGAMRVRALAPSLVEGIGGVLAGVILWLGALMVMRGEVTAGELSSFLVAIGMVYSPLKSLTRVYHTLMEGLAGSQAVFELIDAQGPEETNPDGRKMGRLSQGIRFEGVSFAYETAPVLRDIRLDIPAGKVLAVVGLSGAGKTTLLDLIPRFYVPASGRILYDGADGAELDLQSLRAQIAVVGQHVTLFNDTVSANIAYAVEGPVDPKAVEAAARAANAHGFISALPQGYGTVLGEEGVRLSGGERQRIAIARAILRDPSILLLDEATSSLDSESEKIIQEALERLTRGRTTVVVAHRLSTVRAADAIAVLDDGQLVDFGTHEMLMARGGLYRKLHEMQFAPGAPEDLRPEEPLPLLRGPGGAA from the coding sequence GTGAGCGGGAGCCGGGTCCAGACCCAAGCCGAGACCTATCTCCGCCTCCTCGGCTACTTGCGGCCCTACTGGGGCCGGTTCGGGCTGGCCGTGCTCTGCACCTTCGTCGTGGGCAGCCTGGGGGCCGCCCCCGCCCTCCTGGTGAAGTACGCGGTGGACGACGTGCTCATCGCGCGCGACATGGGGATGGCCTTTCTCATCTCGGCCGCGGTGGTGGCCGTCTTCGGCATCCGCGCGGTGGTGGCCTATGGCCAGTCCTATTTCATGTACTGGGTGGGCCAGCGCGTGGTGATGGACCTGCGCAACGAGCTCCACCGGCATCTCGTCCGCCTGCCCATGCGCTTCTTCGAGGGGAAGACCACCGGCGAGCTGATGGCGAAGAGCCTCTACGACATCTCGCTGATGCAGAAGGCGGCCACGAGCTCCATCCGGGACCTGGGCCGGGACTTCTTCACCTTCATCGCCCTCTTGTGCGTGGCCGTCTACCAGAACCCCAAGATGACCCTTATTTTTCTCGCGGTGTTCCCGCCGGTGGGCTTCCTCATCGCGCGGATGGGTGAGAAGGTGCGCCGCATCACCCGCCGCTCCCAGGAGCGCATCGGCATCCTGAGCGCCCTCATGAAGGAAACCTACGCGGGGATCCGGGTGGTCAAGGCCTTCGGGGCGGAGGGCTACGAGGGAGAGCGCTTCGCCCGGGCCAACCTCTCCTTCTTCCGGCAGGTCATGGGAGCCATGCGCGTCCGGGCGCTGGCGCCCTCCCTCGTCGAGGGGATCGGGGGCGTCCTGGCGGGCGTCATCCTATGGCTCGGGGCGCTCATGGTGATGCGCGGGGAGGTCACCGCCGGCGAGCTGTCGAGCTTCCTCGTGGCCATCGGCATGGTGTACAGCCCGCTCAAGTCCCTCACCCGGGTCTACCACACCCTCATGGAGGGGCTGGCGGGGAGCCAGGCGGTCTTCGAGCTGATCGACGCCCAGGGGCCGGAGGAGACGAACCCGGACGGGCGCAAGATGGGCCGCCTCTCCCAGGGCATCCGCTTCGAAGGGGTGAGCTTCGCCTACGAGACGGCGCCCGTCCTGCGGGACATCCGCCTCGACATCCCGGCCGGGAAGGTCCTGGCCGTGGTGGGTCTGAGCGGGGCGGGCAAGACCACCCTGCTCGACCTCATCCCGCGCTTCTACGTCCCCGCGTCGGGACGGATCCTGTACGACGGCGCGGACGGAGCGGAGCTCGACCTCCAGAGCCTGCGCGCCCAGATCGCCGTGGTGGGCCAGCACGTCACCCTCTTCAACGACACGGTCTCGGCGAACATCGCCTATGCCGTCGAGGGACCGGTGGACCCGAAGGCCGTCGAGGCCGCGGCCCGCGCGGCCAACGCCCACGGGTTCATCTCCGCCCTGCCGCAGGGCTACGGCACCGTCCTGGGAGAGGAGGGAGTGCGCCTCTCGGGCGGGGAGCGCCAGCGCATCGCCATCGCCCGCGCCATCCTGCGCGACCCCTCCATCCTGCTGCTGGACGAGGCCACCAGCTCCCTCGACTCCGAGAGCGAGAAGATCATCCAGGAGGCCCTGGAGCGCCTGACGAGGGGACGCACCACCGTGGTCGTCGCCCACAGGCTCTCGACCGTCCGGGCGGCGGACGCCATCGCCGTC